Proteins co-encoded in one Actinomadura luteofluorescens genomic window:
- a CDS encoding NUDIX domain-containing protein — protein MREHTDPKVLAADWADPETDPTRINWPARQRLALIPFEVVDGRPVNPCEKTPIQRGRNLLGGWAENRTSDALASVRDEHGNRWIVLVERNRGRGWGLPGGFQDPGETSVIAACRELREEASLDLRRLVWYATKPRYVHSKRSSDEAWIVTVPCTVDLGTLNRRDFPRVFPRDDAKQAAWVRANTLQELTADLKDFHGGEVTSKNHVGMLTDWFAAA, from the coding sequence ATGCGTGAGCACACAGACCCGAAGGTGCTGGCAGCCGACTGGGCGGATCCCGAGACGGACCCGACCAGGATCAACTGGCCGGCCCGGCAGCGGTTGGCCTTGATCCCCTTCGAGGTGGTCGACGGCCGTCCGGTCAACCCGTGCGAGAAGACGCCCATCCAGCGTGGTCGCAACCTGCTGGGCGGCTGGGCCGAGAACCGCACCTCGGACGCGCTCGCCTCGGTTCGGGACGAACACGGCAACCGCTGGATCGTCCTGGTCGAGCGGAACCGCGGTCGCGGCTGGGGCCTCCCCGGCGGCTTCCAGGACCCGGGTGAGACCTCCGTGATCGCGGCGTGCCGCGAGCTGCGCGAGGAAGCGAGCTTGGACCTGCGGCGCCTGGTGTGGTACGCGACCAAGCCGCGTTACGTGCACAGCAAGCGCTCGTCGGACGAGGCCTGGATCGTCACCGTGCCGTGCACGGTGGACCTGGGAACGCTGAACCGGCGCGACTTCCCGAGGGTGTTCCCTCGGGACGACGCGAAGCAGGCGGCCTGGGTGCGTGCCAACACGCTCCAGGAGCTGACCGCCGATCTGAAGGACTTCCACGGAGGTGAGGTGACCTCCAAGAACCACGTCGGCATGCTCACCGACTGGTTCGCGGCGGCCTGA
- a CDS encoding class I SAM-dependent methyltransferase: MWTAGERIGGHAQTKWRTIMACLPLLDSLRPFIEKREPVKPTAGDGDGHLDAALIPSWRSSGDADRYRGYQAAWVTPFLGRSVLDAGAQTGELVARIVRRGAKLERLVLTDHEQGWVEHLRRRFTDAEVLGLSLPGRPDIAPVDTVLLVNVLGHLEHDVETIAGLGDVLVPGGRVVVWEAGYPELFSDFDRDQAGRLRRYTPEGLAERLRLAGLEVEISRPVNLLGGLFNRVMVGRTADFADPRLVRLYDRLVVPLSRLFDRLPLRFGQNVFAVARVPAE; encoded by the coding sequence GTGTGGACCGCCGGTGAACGCATCGGGGGCCACGCCCAAACGAAATGGAGGACGATCATGGCTTGTTTGCCTCTGCTGGACTCTCTCCGACCGTTCATCGAGAAGAGGGAGCCCGTCAAGCCGACCGCCGGTGACGGCGACGGTCACCTGGACGCCGCGCTGATTCCGTCGTGGCGGTCCAGCGGGGACGCCGATCGCTACCGCGGCTACCAGGCCGCGTGGGTGACGCCGTTCCTCGGCCGTTCGGTGCTCGACGCCGGGGCGCAGACGGGCGAACTGGTCGCCCGGATCGTGCGGCGGGGCGCCAAGCTCGAACGCCTGGTGCTGACCGACCACGAGCAGGGCTGGGTCGAACACCTGCGTCGGCGCTTCACCGACGCCGAGGTTCTGGGTCTGAGCCTGCCGGGCCGGCCCGACATCGCGCCCGTCGACACGGTGCTTCTGGTCAACGTCCTCGGGCATCTCGAACACGACGTCGAGACGATCGCGGGGCTCGGCGATGTTCTCGTGCCGGGTGGCCGGGTCGTCGTCTGGGAAGCCGGATATCCGGAACTGTTCAGCGATTTCGATCGCGACCAGGCCGGACGCCTACGGCGGTACACGCCGGAGGGCCTGGCCGAGAGGCTTCGGCTCGCCGGGCTGGAAGTGGAGATCAGCCGACCCGTCAACCTCCTGGGTGGGCTGTTCAACCGCGTCATGGTCGGCCGCACGGCCGACTTCGCCGACCCGCGGCTGGTGAGGCTGTACGACCGCCTGGTCGTTCCGCTGAGCCGGCTGTTCGACCGGCTGCCGTTGCGCTTCGGGCAGAACGTGTTCGCGGTCGCGAGGGTGCCGGCCGAGTGA
- a CDS encoding DUF397 domain-containing protein, with product MSMHYFAWHKSSHSNPDGHCVEVGQAADGTVGVRDTKLDDNGPILEFTADEWRTLLNKIRSRGR from the coding sequence ATGAGCATGCACTACTTCGCCTGGCACAAATCCAGCCACAGCAACCCTGATGGTCATTGCGTAGAGGTAGGCCAAGCCGCCGATGGCACCGTCGGTGTCCGGGACACCAAGCTTGATGACAACGGGCCAATCTTGGAATTCACCGCGGACGAGTGGCGCACTCTCCTCAACAAGATCCGTTCACGAGGTCGCTGA
- a CDS encoding helix-turn-helix domain-containing protein, which yields MPSPYVRRRRLAVEIRKLRESRGLTTDGLARLVFHSRTKITRLENAQIRPDLAEIMNMLDALEITGSQYDRLLQLARDAAQKGWWDRYGMSMGPRQKLAADLEYNASTVRSYDQTALPGALQCRPFIEALIELDESQGSPDYQPERMTEAREYRQRELLRPDGPSYETVLDESVIHRLAVPPAVMATQLRHMVSLLSEQEKVTVRVLMHDVRIPGGLLPQSSFYLYTFAEPGDPPMAVVDTVTTDLVLNQRREVERYTGMYDRLREVALPPDASIAFLERVANQLADQTGS from the coding sequence ATGCCTAGCCCCTACGTCCGCCGCCGCCGGCTGGCGGTCGAGATCCGCAAACTCCGGGAGAGCCGCGGCCTCACGACCGACGGTCTCGCCCGCCTGGTCTTCCACTCCCGGACGAAGATCACCCGCCTGGAGAACGCCCAGATTCGTCCCGACCTGGCCGAGATCATGAACATGCTCGACGCCCTCGAGATCACCGGCAGCCAGTACGACCGCCTTCTCCAACTCGCCCGCGATGCCGCACAGAAAGGCTGGTGGGATCGCTACGGCATGTCCATGGGTCCCCGTCAGAAGCTCGCGGCCGACCTCGAATACAACGCCAGTACTGTCCGCAGCTACGACCAGACCGCGCTGCCCGGCGCTCTGCAGTGCCGCCCGTTCATCGAGGCTCTCATCGAGCTCGACGAGAGCCAGGGAAGTCCCGATTACCAGCCGGAACGTATGACCGAAGCTCGTGAGTATCGACAGCGCGAGCTCTTGAGGCCGGATGGTCCGTCGTACGAGACCGTCTTGGACGAGTCCGTAATCCACAGGCTGGCGGTTCCTCCAGCAGTTATGGCCACCCAGCTTCGGCACATGGTCAGCCTGCTCTCCGAGCAAGAGAAGGTCACCGTACGAGTGCTGATGCACGACGTCCGCATCCCTGGAGGTCTCCTCCCGCAGTCGTCGTTCTACCTCTACACCTTCGCCGAGCCTGGAGACCCGCCTATGGCAGTGGTCGACACCGTCACCACTGATCTCGTTCTCAACCAGCGTCGTGAGGTCGAGAGGTATACCGGGATGTACGACCGCCTACGGGAGGTTGCACTGCCCCCAGATGCCAGCATCGCCTTCCTCGAACGGGTAGCCAACCAACTGGCAGACCAGACAGGATCGTGA
- a CDS encoding GNAT family N-acetyltransferase, producing MLVAEHPEAGVVGALLVLPPARVLSHAGLPEMESVFGLLQIIKLKAVAVDPAHRSSGVAAALIAACRQLYTQLGYTLLYGQFEVGSGLETYYRRQRLTVLPEGQGVSLTMFSVPVGIHTSPTERFFVCDLD from the coding sequence GTGCTGGTCGCCGAGCACCCGGAGGCCGGGGTGGTGGGCGCGCTGCTGGTGCTGCCGCCGGCGCGGGTGCTGTCGCATGCCGGACTTCCGGAGATGGAGTCTGTCTTCGGCCTGTTGCAAATCATCAAGCTCAAGGCCGTCGCGGTCGACCCGGCCCACCGTTCGAGCGGGGTCGCCGCGGCTCTCATCGCCGCCTGCCGCCAGCTCTACACCCAACTCGGCTACACGCTGCTCTACGGCCAGTTCGAGGTCGGGAGCGGACTGGAGACGTACTACCGCCGGCAGCGCCTCACGGTGCTGCCCGAGGGACAGGGCGTCAGCCTGACGATGTTCAGCGTCCCGGTCGGCATTCACACCTCGCCGACAGAACGCTTCTTTGTCTGCGACCTGGACTGA
- a CDS encoding ATP-binding protein — MSLTMLPAAQPAPLCWRRSFPGGPEQARNARRFVGCLLDGCPFLDDVLLAADELVVNALRHSKSGQVGGSFTVQVVRDGGLVAVSVTDQGGPGEPAALDAAELAESGRGLRTISLTARSWGWHGNGEGRTVTAVFAGEWAA, encoded by the coding sequence ATGTCCCTGACCATGCTTCCGGCAGCGCAGCCGGCGCCGCTGTGCTGGCGGCGCTCCTTCCCCGGCGGGCCCGAACAGGCCCGCAACGCCCGCCGGTTTGTGGGTTGCCTGCTGGACGGCTGCCCCTTCCTCGACGACGTCCTGCTGGCCGCCGACGAACTGGTCGTCAACGCGCTGCGGCACTCCAAGTCGGGCCAGGTGGGCGGCTCGTTCACCGTCCAGGTCGTGCGGGACGGCGGCCTGGTCGCGGTGTCGGTCACCGACCAGGGCGGCCCCGGTGAGCCCGCCGCGCTGGACGCCGCCGAGCTGGCCGAGTCCGGCCGGGGCCTGCGCACCATCTCGCTCACCGCCAGGAGCTGGGGATGGCACGGCAACGGCGAGGGCCGGACGGTCACCGCCGTGTTCGCGGGGGAGTGGGCCGCGTGA
- a CDS encoding McrB family protein has product MFSRSELRSEMLFTAAHLLSEFHSDAAGAGVPYRELHDRVLETNPELKGHWQEIAGDAWYDTSYLELQFASIGLVKAGWVHKTQRKWFPTGLGRSALAACTDPASLSAELDRIYAYWERHKENFQTAMAMAEVLPEGRWASVTDVASETGLATAALVGLLLGSRSEGWHRLLSDDGTLPREAHATESERALWLRMLEEEGAATLIGGGADAHHRMGAAELRLLVVTVPGPDDRNRRAWLVRSSGLTGLWLDEGVCSLPAERLRDLPPGAPPEQIAAAVRDDYAEKGAQDHDRLTAQFHAFLSRMKERDIVVTNEGSRIYIGEIQGGPSFVSSVGERANLQRPVRWHRPDRPLDYYEDLPDEFSALVSNPDVDIVDLTSLRAELEKLLGEPVDVVEHEMVLHDVKDALAKELLVEREWLQECVELLRERPQLIFYGPPGTGKTYLARKLAKHLVGGRPECVQLVQFHPAYAYEDFFEGYRPKKADDGTVSFDLVRGPFRRLVSAALSHPGRPYVLIIDEINRGNLAKIFGELYFLLEYRKEPINLLYGSEDGEGFTLPPNVIVIGTMNTADRSIALVDAAMRRRFWFVELHPDAAPTRDMLAKWLADNGLSDEPARLLAELNSRIEDRDYRIGPSYLMRESAATEAGLARIWRTQILPLLEEHHYGDGIDVQARYGLDALR; this is encoded by the coding sequence ATGTTCAGCCGCAGCGAACTCCGAAGCGAGATGCTCTTCACCGCCGCGCACCTCCTGTCCGAATTCCATTCGGATGCGGCTGGTGCCGGTGTCCCCTACCGGGAGCTCCACGATCGGGTTCTGGAAACGAACCCCGAGCTGAAAGGGCACTGGCAGGAGATCGCGGGCGACGCGTGGTATGACACCTCCTACCTCGAACTGCAGTTCGCCAGTATCGGCCTGGTCAAGGCCGGATGGGTGCACAAGACCCAGCGGAAGTGGTTTCCGACCGGTCTGGGGCGTTCGGCGCTGGCGGCCTGTACTGACCCGGCCTCCCTGTCAGCGGAACTGGATCGGATATATGCGTACTGGGAGCGGCACAAGGAGAACTTTCAGACCGCGATGGCGATGGCCGAGGTGCTTCCTGAGGGGCGCTGGGCGTCTGTAACCGACGTCGCTTCCGAAACCGGACTGGCGACCGCCGCTCTCGTCGGCCTGCTGCTCGGGAGCCGGTCCGAAGGCTGGCACCGGCTCCTCTCCGACGACGGCACGCTGCCGCGCGAGGCCCACGCCACCGAGTCCGAGCGAGCACTCTGGCTCCGCATGCTGGAAGAGGAAGGCGCAGCAACCCTCATCGGTGGAGGGGCCGATGCACACCACCGGATGGGCGCGGCCGAGCTGCGGCTCCTGGTGGTCACGGTCCCGGGCCCGGACGACCGAAACCGCAGGGCATGGCTGGTGCGGTCGTCCGGCCTCACGGGCTTGTGGCTCGACGAGGGAGTGTGCTCGCTGCCGGCGGAACGGCTTCGCGACCTGCCGCCGGGTGCTCCACCCGAACAGATCGCCGCGGCGGTCAGGGACGACTACGCGGAGAAGGGCGCGCAGGACCACGACCGGCTCACCGCGCAGTTCCACGCCTTCCTCAGCCGGATGAAAGAGCGCGACATCGTCGTCACCAACGAGGGCAGCCGGATCTACATCGGCGAGATCCAGGGAGGGCCGTCGTTCGTCAGTAGTGTGGGTGAACGCGCGAACCTGCAACGTCCCGTCCGGTGGCATCGCCCCGACCGGCCTCTCGACTACTACGAAGACCTCCCCGACGAGTTCTCCGCACTGGTCAGCAACCCGGACGTCGACATAGTCGACCTCACCTCTCTGCGGGCGGAGTTGGAGAAGCTCCTCGGGGAGCCCGTGGACGTCGTCGAACACGAGATGGTGCTCCACGACGTCAAAGACGCCCTCGCCAAGGAACTCCTGGTCGAGCGGGAGTGGCTGCAGGAATGCGTCGAGCTGCTGCGCGAACGTCCCCAGCTCATCTTCTACGGACCTCCCGGTACCGGGAAGACGTACCTGGCGCGGAAACTCGCCAAGCACCTCGTCGGCGGGCGGCCGGAATGCGTCCAGCTCGTGCAGTTCCACCCGGCCTACGCCTACGAGGACTTCTTCGAGGGCTACCGCCCCAAGAAGGCCGACGACGGCACCGTCTCCTTCGACCTGGTACGCGGACCCTTCCGCCGCCTGGTCAGCGCCGCGCTCTCCCATCCCGGCCGCCCCTACGTCCTGATCATCGACGAGATCAACCGGGGTAACCTCGCGAAGATCTTCGGTGAGCTGTACTTCCTGCTGGAGTACCGCAAGGAACCGATCAACCTGCTCTACGGCTCCGAGGACGGCGAGGGCTTCACGCTCCCGCCCAACGTGATCGTCATCGGCACCATGAACACCGCCGACCGGTCCATCGCCCTCGTGGACGCGGCCATGCGCCGCCGCTTCTGGTTCGTCGAACTCCACCCGGACGCAGCGCCCACCCGGGACATGCTGGCGAAGTGGCTCGCTGACAACGGGCTTTCCGACGAACCGGCGCGGCTGCTCGCCGAGCTCAACAGCCGCATCGAGGACCGCGACTACCGCATCGGCCCGTCCTACCTGATGCGGGAGAGCGCCGCCACCGAAGCAGGCCTGGCGCGGATCTGGCGAACCCAGATCCTGCCGCTGCTCGAAGAGCACCACTACGGCGACGGCATCGACGTCCAGGCGAGGTACGGCTTGGACGCGTTGCGGTGA
- a CDS encoding McrC family protein, whose translation MTVVRLQENAPWAEHELTSGQAAALAAAELVRIAPGPRPGLWRLRDNGLIGAARIGPRHDPVEVRVRPKTPIDRLLFLLGYARQPRGWRQNTVDAGERPDLVPALAHAFARSAERALRQGVLLGYREREVALPVVRGRIRMVDQVRRRHGLPLPVEVRYDDYTVDIAENQLLLAAAHRLLRLPGVPAGTRKLLRHLLLRLDDVTRLVPGRPLPDWTPSRLNTRYHTALGLAGLVLRGASYELDDGTTVRVDGLMLEMWRVFEDFVCVALAEALRPYGGTVKLQDKRHHLDRAHRVRLQPDLVLNSADGRPVTVVDAKYKTGKTPQEDLYQVLAYCTAMRLHRAYLVYAAKTETHTHTITGTDDLQIVETALDLSSTPDALCTQVAALAHRIAFEAETLPPVSSWPNG comes from the coding sequence GTGACCGTCGTCCGTCTCCAGGAGAACGCCCCCTGGGCGGAGCACGAACTCACCTCCGGCCAGGCCGCCGCCCTGGCCGCCGCCGAACTGGTGCGGATCGCGCCCGGCCCCCGCCCCGGCCTGTGGCGGCTACGCGACAACGGCCTCATCGGAGCCGCCCGGATCGGTCCTCGCCACGACCCCGTCGAGGTCCGCGTCCGGCCCAAGACGCCCATCGACCGTCTGCTCTTCCTTCTCGGCTACGCGCGGCAACCCCGCGGTTGGCGGCAGAACACGGTGGACGCGGGGGAGCGACCTGACTTGGTTCCCGCCCTGGCCCACGCGTTCGCCCGGTCTGCCGAACGGGCGCTGCGCCAGGGCGTCCTGCTCGGCTACCGCGAGCGGGAGGTGGCGCTGCCGGTCGTCCGCGGGCGCATCCGCATGGTCGACCAGGTGCGGCGGCGCCACGGCCTGCCCCTCCCGGTCGAGGTGCGTTACGACGACTACACCGTCGACATCGCGGAGAACCAGCTCCTCCTCGCCGCCGCCCACCGGCTCCTGCGCCTTCCGGGCGTACCCGCCGGCACCCGGAAGCTGCTCCGCCACCTGCTGCTGAGACTGGACGACGTGACACGACTCGTCCCGGGAAGGCCCCTGCCCGACTGGACGCCGTCCCGCCTTAACACCCGCTACCACACAGCGCTCGGCCTGGCTGGTCTCGTGCTGCGCGGCGCGTCCTACGAACTCGACGACGGAACCACCGTTCGCGTGGATGGGCTGATGCTGGAGATGTGGCGCGTCTTCGAGGACTTCGTGTGCGTCGCTCTCGCCGAGGCGCTCCGTCCGTACGGCGGCACGGTGAAACTCCAGGACAAACGCCACCACCTCGACCGCGCCCATCGCGTACGTCTCCAGCCTGACCTCGTCCTCAACTCCGCCGACGGGCGCCCCGTGACCGTGGTGGATGCGAAGTACAAGACCGGGAAGACGCCCCAAGAGGACCTCTACCAGGTCCTGGCCTACTGCACGGCCATGAGACTGCACCGCGCCTACCTGGTGTACGCGGCCAAGACCGAGACGCACACCCACACCATCACCGGCACGGACGACCTGCAGATCGTAGAAACCGCGCTGGACCTGTCCTCCACCCCTGACGCTCTCTGCACCCAAGTAGCAGCCCTAGCCCACCGAATAGCCTTCGAAGCCGAAACCCTGCCTCCTGTGAGTTCCTGGCCTAACGGGTGA
- a CDS encoding transposase family protein — protein MLLYRASLPLSRRTLAYATGVVRRHRQALGSRGRCLPPGMQALMTLVYLRKGETYAELGAGFGVSTATAWRYVNETVDLLAARAPKLGAALARAVKAGLPYLVLDGTLVSIDRVAADRPYYSGKHRRHGMNLQVIAAPDGTLLWVSGPLRGSVHDLTAARIWGVVRALAATGLLVLADKAYQGAGAHILTPYKGRDKPEPQKDANRAHAKLRGPGERANAQLKSWRILRKLRCCPHRAGRLAKAIHTLQLRETAAR, from the coding sequence ATGCTTTTGTACCGTGCTTCGCTGCCGTTGTCGCGCCGGACCCTGGCCTACGCCACCGGTGTCGTCCGCCGCCACCGCCAGGCCCTCGGCAGCAGGGGCCGGTGCCTGCCCCCGGGCATGCAGGCTCTGATGACCTTGGTCTACCTGCGCAAGGGCGAGACCTACGCCGAGCTGGGCGCCGGATTCGGCGTCTCCACCGCCACCGCGTGGCGCTACGTCAACGAGACCGTCGACCTTCTCGCCGCCCGAGCGCCCAAACTCGGTGCGGCGCTGGCCAGAGCGGTCAAAGCCGGGCTGCCTTACCTGGTGCTGGACGGCACGTTGGTCTCGATCGACAGGGTCGCCGCCGACCGGCCCTACTACTCGGGAAAACACCGCCGCCACGGCATGAACCTCCAGGTCATCGCCGCACCGGACGGGACCTTGCTGTGGGTGTCGGGACCGCTGCGCGGCTCGGTCCACGACCTGACCGCGGCCCGGATCTGGGGCGTCGTCCGGGCACTGGCGGCCACCGGGCTGCTGGTGCTGGCCGACAAGGCCTACCAGGGCGCCGGCGCGCACATCCTCACGCCCTACAAGGGACGCGACAAGCCCGAACCGCAAAAGGACGCCAACCGTGCACACGCCAAGCTCCGCGGCCCCGGCGAACGCGCGAATGCCCAGCTCAAGTCATGGCGAATCCTGCGGAAGCTGCGCTGCTGCCCCCACCGCGCCGGACGCCTCGCCAAGGCCATCCACACCCTGCAACTCCGCGAGACCGCAGCACGCTGA